Below is a genomic region from Leucobacter exalbidus.
GCGTGCGTAGTCAAGAACACTCGGTTCACAACGGGAGCGTTCACGACCGGACCGAGTGCCCGGAGGCGCTCAAACTGTGGATAAGGGTCCCTCATTGCAGATTGGGGATCAAACCACTCCGCAACGGGAACCTCGAGCGTGGTGGGCGTGTTCGTCATCGTGCGGCTCCTTTGCCATGTCGTCGACGGGAAGACCCGAGTTCATGACCATCATGGCCAGAAACCATCCACGGCTCAAACGGTCATTTCCGGGATCATTCCCGGAGCAAACCGGGGAACCCTTGCCGGTGCGCTGTCTTAGATAGGAGTCACCCGAAGGCGGCTTCAAACTCGGGGCGCAGCTGCTGGACGCATGCAAGCACCGCCGTAACGCGAGGCGGAATTGGATTGTGCGGCCACACCATAAGGATCTGTGTGGCGCGGGGCGGCGGATCGATATTCAAGTAGGCGAGCCGGCTGCCATCCCAGGCCTCAGTCGTCAGGTCGCGGCGCATCAGCAGCGTGTAGCCAAGGCCGCGTCCGACGAGTGCCCGGCAGAGCTCATAGTCAGTCGTGCGGTGTTGAATTCGGGGTGTGATGCCCTGCGTGGACATCAGCTCAAGTGTGTGCGTGCGACTCGCCACGATGTCGAGCAACACCATAGGTTCATGAGCAACCTCGGCGAGAGAGACGGTTCCACGGGTAGCCAACGGATGCCCTGCAGCGACCACAAGCATGGCCTGAGTGGTCGTGATCGGGATCCGGGGGTATTCTGGCGGCACTCCGATATCAAACGTCACGACGAGGTCGAGTTCGCCGCTGTTTGTAGCCGTCAGCAAGCTCTCGAGGTCACCCGTTCGGTACTCAATGTGGATCCCTGGATAGGTGCGTTGCGTGGCGACAATGAGGCGAGGCAGGATCACGCTAGCAAGCGTTCCGATCACGCCGATCCGCACGGGCCCCACGACCGCGCTCAGCTCGTGCCCTACAGACGCACTGAGCTCGGCACCCTCGGTGAGTATCCGGCGCGCGATCGGAACGATCGTGATCCCGTCAGATGTGAGAGTGGCCCCACGGGAACGCTTCCGTCGGAATAGCTCCGCATCCAGCGCCCGTTCGAGCGCGGTAATGGAATCGGACACAGCGGAGTCTGAGGCATTGAGCGCAACTGCGGCGCGCGCAATTGATCCGGATGCAGCTACAGCGAGGAAGCATTCGAGCTGCCGCAGTGTGTATGGCAGGGGTGGGGTTTTCGCGGCAGAACTCAGTGGAGTGGCATCGATGTCGCTCATATGAATCAGTATCCCGGATTCTTCGGGAAAGTACAGCGGGTATTCCCGCTTCCATAGAGGTAGGCAAGTGCATGAGGATAGGAGCAGCGCGGAGAACTCACCGCAGCACAGAGCAGTGCAAGGAGCCAACGATGCCAAAAATTACCTATGTGGCAAAGGACGGGACCCCCGTCGAGATCACCGCCGAACCCGGGCAGAGCGTGATGCGCACGGCGATCCTCAACGGCGTTGACGGGATTGTAGGCGAATGTGGTGGCCAGGCAATGTGCGCCACCTGTCACGTTTTCGTCGAGCAGGTTAATGGAGGCGCTCCCGACCCCGGGGTCCTACCCGAGATCAGCGACGATGAGGACGAGATGCTTGACTGCACAGCCGATCCGCGTCAGCCCATCAGCCGATTAGGGTGTCAGCTCAAGGCTGGTACCGATTTCAACGACATCATTGTGCGACTCCCCGAAACGCAGGTGTGACATGCGCGGCAACGTAGTTGTGATCGGTGCGGGCCAAGCAGGACTGACCGCGGCTGTAACGCTGCGAGAGCGTGGCTGGTCTGGCGAGATTCATCTCATCGGGGAAGAGGCAGAAGATCCGTACCAGCGGCCTCCGCTTTCGAAGGGCTATCTGCATGGGAGTGAGAGCCGTAGCGACCTCCTCCTGCGCTCCCCTGACGCGCTCGCCCGAGACGGGATTCTGTTCCATCGCGGGAGCCAGGCAATCAGCATTGATCGTAAAGCCTGTGTCGTGACTCTTGATTCCGGTGTAGCGCTGAAGTACGAGGCATTGATCCTTGCAACGGGGTCTCAGCCCAGGCAGCTCACCCTGCCAGGAAGCGAGCTGGCTGGAATCCACTCAGTGCGCACGATTGCCGACTGCGATGAGCTCCGCGCTGATCTCGCCAACGGCGGCGACACGGTGTTTATCGGCGGTGGTTTCCTCAACCTCGAGGTTGCCATAGAAGCCAAACGGTACGGGGCCGTCACTGTTCTCGAGATGGCCCCCCAGATCCTTGGTCGGGTGTTGAGTCGAGAAGCGGCAAATGTTCTCGCCGAATACCACGAAGGGCTCGGGATTCGGATTAGCTGTGGCGCTGAGATCGTCGGCCTCACGGACTCACACGAGGGAGCAGATTCAGCGCCCCGCAGAGTCACCGGGGTGCAGCTGTCAGACGGCAGCGTAATCCAGGCTGAACGCGTAGTTGTGGCTATCGGTGCCGAACCACGTGATGAGCTTGCCCAGTCAACGGGCATCGAAGTCTCTGGCGGGATCGTAGTTAATTCGTCTCTGCGTACGAGCGATGAACGGATCTTCGCAATTGGGGACTGCGCCCGTTTCCCTAGTGTGCATGCCGGGGCGAAGATGCGTGTCGAATCGGTACAGAATGCGACGGATCAAGCTCGCTTCGTCGCCGCGCAACTCACCGGCACCGCATCAGACCGTTACGATGACGTGCCGTGGTTCTGGAGCACCCAGGGGGAACGACGGCTGCAGATCGCGGGCATCGCCCACCCCAGCGATGAGGCCAGGGTTACACTCGCCGAGGAGGGCGGCAAACTAG
It encodes:
- a CDS encoding LysR substrate-binding domain-containing protein; protein product: MSDIDATPLSSAAKTPPLPYTLRQLECFLAVAASGSIARAAVALNASDSAVSDSITALERALDAELFRRKRSRGATLTSDGITIVPIARRILTEGAELSASVGHELSAVVGPVRIGVIGTLASVILPRLIVATQRTYPGIHIEYRTGDLESLLTATNSGELDLVVTFDIGVPPEYPRIPITTTQAMLVVAAGHPLATRGTVSLAEVAHEPMVLLDIVASRTHTLELMSTQGITPRIQHRTTDYELCRALVGRGLGYTLLMRRDLTTEAWDGSRLAYLNIDPPPRATQILMVWPHNPIPPRVTAVLACVQQLRPEFEAAFG
- a CDS encoding 2Fe-2S iron-sulfur cluster-binding protein — encoded protein: MPKITYVAKDGTPVEITAEPGQSVMRTAILNGVDGIVGECGGQAMCATCHVFVEQVNGGAPDPGVLPEISDDEDEMLDCTADPRQPISRLGCQLKAGTDFNDIIVRLPETQV
- a CDS encoding NAD(P)/FAD-dependent oxidoreductase: MRGNVVVIGAGQAGLTAAVTLRERGWSGEIHLIGEEAEDPYQRPPLSKGYLHGSESRSDLLLRSPDALARDGILFHRGSQAISIDRKACVVTLDSGVALKYEALILATGSQPRQLTLPGSELAGIHSVRTIADCDELRADLANGGDTVFIGGGFLNLEVAIEAKRYGAVTVLEMAPQILGRVLSREAANVLAEYHEGLGIRISCGAEIVGLTDSHEGADSAPRRVTGVQLSDGSVIQAERVVVAIGAEPRDELAQSTGIEVSGGIVVNSSLRTSDERIFAIGDCARFPSVHAGAKMRVESVQNATDQARFVAAQLTGTASDRYDDVPWFWSTQGERRLQIAGIAHPSDEARVTLAEEGGKLVVERIRDGEVVAVETINAPGPHMRARRALAISEATVA